A DNA window from Gasterosteus aculeatus chromosome 16, fGasAcu3.hap1.1, whole genome shotgun sequence contains the following coding sequences:
- the LOC120834434 gene encoding ribosyldihydronicotinamide dehydrogenase [quinone] isoform X2 — MAKKVLIVYAHQSSASFNSAAKDAAKEVLATQGCTVEVSDLYAMKFKATATAEDITGDVKNAAHFCYAEETKLAWEEGKLCADITEEQRKLTEADLIIFQFPMYWFTVPAIMKGWMDRVLTLGYAYSEERRYSQGIFKDKKAMLSFTTGSHESMFSADGVNGDMNVTLWPLQNGILHYCGFQVLAPQIFWAPSRLPSEARSTLLEGWRTRLQGVLAEKPLSFTPLDCFDGEKGFQLKPEFQEKNASKEYGLTVGIHLGKALPPNSQMKAGV, encoded by the exons ATGG CAAAGAAGGTGTTGATCGTGTATGCCCACCAGAGCTCTGCATCCTTCAACTCTGCTGCAAAAGATGCTGCTAAGGAAGTTTTAGCAACTCAGGGCTGCACGGTGGAAGTATCCGACCTGTACGCCATGAAGTTTAAAGCCACTGCTACTGCTGAGGACATCACTG GAGACGTGAAGAATGCTGCTCACTTCTGTTACGCTGAGGAGACCAAGCTGGCATGGGAGGAAGGAAAGCTGTGTGCAGACATCACTGAGGAACAACGCAAACTCACTGAGGCTGACCTCATCATCTTTCAG TTCCCTATGTACTGGTTCACTGTTCCTGCAATCATGAAGGGCTGGATGGACCGGGTGCTCACACTGGGCTACGCCTACTCTGAAGAGAGGAGATACAGCCAGGGGATCTTCAAG GACAAGAAAGCCATGCTGTCCTTCACCACTGGGTCTCATGAGTCCATGTTTAGTGCAGATGGTGTTAATGGAGACATGAATGTGACACTGTGGCCACTACAG AATGGCATCCTGCACTACTGTGGCTTCCAGGTTCTGGCCCCTCAGATCTTCTGGGCTCCCTCTCGTCTTCCCTCTGAGGCACGCAGCACCTTGTTGGAGGGATGGCGTACACGACTGCAGGGCGTCCTGGCAGAGAAGCCACTTTCCTTCACTCCCTTGGACTGCTTTGACGGGGAGAAGGGTTTCCAGCTGAAGCCGGAGTTCCAGGAGAAGAATGCCAGCAAGGAGTACGGTCTGACTGTTGGGATCCACCTGGGAAAAGCTCTGCCACCCAACAGCCAGATGAAAGCCGGAGTGTGA
- the LOC144388755 gene encoding ribosyldihydronicotinamide dehydrogenase [quinone]-like isoform X2, translating into MAKKVLIVYAHQSSASFNSAAKDAAKEVLAAQGCTVEVSDLYAMKFKATATAEDITGDVKNAAHFRYAEETKLAWEEGKLCADITEEQRKLTEADLIIFQFPMYWFTVPAIMKGWMDRVLTLGYAYSEERRYSQGIFKDKKAMLSFTTGSHESMFSADGVNGDMNVTLWPLQNGILHYCGFQVLAPQIFWAPSRLPSEARGTLLEGWRTRLQGVLSEKPLSFTPLDCFDGEKGFQLKPEFQEKNASKEYGLTVGIHLGKALPPNSQMKAGV; encoded by the exons ATGG CAAAGAAGGTGTTGATCGTGTATGCCCACCAGAGCTCTGCATCCTTCAACTCTGCTGCCAAAGACGCTGCTAAGGAAGTTTTAGCAGCTCAGGGCTGCACGGTGGAAGTATCTGACCTGTACGCCATGAAGTTTAAAGCCACTGCTACTGCTGAGGACATCACTG GAGACGTGAAGAATGCTGCTCACTTCCGTTATGCTGAGGAGACCAAGCTGGCATGGGAGGAAGGAAAGCTGTGTGCAGACATCACTGAGGAACAACGCAAACTCACTGAGGCTGACCTCATCATCTTTCAG TTCCCCATGTACTGGTTCACTGTTCCTGCAATCATGAAGGGCTGGATGGACCGGGTGCTCACACTGGGCTACGCCTACTCTGAAGAGAGGAGATACAGCCAGGGGATCTTCAAG GACAAGAAAGCCATGCTGTCCTTCACCACTGGGTCTCATGAGTCCATGTTTAGTGCAGATGGTGTTAATGGAGACATGAATGTGACACTGTGGCCACTACAG AATGGCATCCTGCACTACTGTGGCTTCCAGGTTCTGGCCCCTCAGATCTTCTGGGCTCCCTCTCGTCTTCCCTCTGAGGCACGCGGCACCTTGTTGGAGGGATGGCGTACACGACTGCAGGGCGTCCTGTCAGAGAAGCCACTTTCCTTCACTCCCTTGGACTGCTTTGACGGGGAGAAGGGTTTCCAGCTGAAGCCGGAGTTCCAGGAGAAGAATGCCAGCAAGGAGTACGGTCTGACTGTTGGGATCCATCTGGGAAAAGCTCTGCCACCCAACAGCCAGATGAAAGCTGGAGTGTGA
- the LOC120834434 gene encoding ribosyldihydronicotinamide dehydrogenase [quinone] isoform X1, producing the protein MVAKKVLIVYAHQSSASFNSAAKDAAKEVLATQGCTVEVSDLYAMKFKATATAEDITGDVKNAAHFCYAEETKLAWEEGKLCADITEEQRKLTEADLIIFQFPMYWFTVPAIMKGWMDRVLTLGYAYSEERRYSQGIFKDKKAMLSFTTGSHESMFSADGVNGDMNVTLWPLQNGILHYCGFQVLAPQIFWAPSRLPSEARSTLLEGWRTRLQGVLAEKPLSFTPLDCFDGEKGFQLKPEFQEKNASKEYGLTVGIHLGKALPPNSQMKAGV; encoded by the exons ATGG TAGCAAAGAAGGTGTTGATCGTGTATGCCCACCAGAGCTCTGCATCCTTCAACTCTGCTGCAAAAGATGCTGCTAAGGAAGTTTTAGCAACTCAGGGCTGCACGGTGGAAGTATCCGACCTGTACGCCATGAAGTTTAAAGCCACTGCTACTGCTGAGGACATCACTG GAGACGTGAAGAATGCTGCTCACTTCTGTTACGCTGAGGAGACCAAGCTGGCATGGGAGGAAGGAAAGCTGTGTGCAGACATCACTGAGGAACAACGCAAACTCACTGAGGCTGACCTCATCATCTTTCAG TTCCCTATGTACTGGTTCACTGTTCCTGCAATCATGAAGGGCTGGATGGACCGGGTGCTCACACTGGGCTACGCCTACTCTGAAGAGAGGAGATACAGCCAGGGGATCTTCAAG GACAAGAAAGCCATGCTGTCCTTCACCACTGGGTCTCATGAGTCCATGTTTAGTGCAGATGGTGTTAATGGAGACATGAATGTGACACTGTGGCCACTACAG AATGGCATCCTGCACTACTGTGGCTTCCAGGTTCTGGCCCCTCAGATCTTCTGGGCTCCCTCTCGTCTTCCCTCTGAGGCACGCAGCACCTTGTTGGAGGGATGGCGTACACGACTGCAGGGCGTCCTGGCAGAGAAGCCACTTTCCTTCACTCCCTTGGACTGCTTTGACGGGGAGAAGGGTTTCCAGCTGAAGCCGGAGTTCCAGGAGAAGAATGCCAGCAAGGAGTACGGTCTGACTGTTGGGATCCACCTGGGAAAAGCTCTGCCACCCAACAGCCAGATGAAAGCCGGAGTGTGA
- the LOC144388752 gene encoding ribosyldihydronicotinamide dehydrogenase [quinone]-like isoform X1, with product MAAKKVLIVYAHQSSASFTSAAKDAAKEVLAAQGCTVEVSDLYAMKFKATATAEDITGDVKNAAHFRYAEETKLAWEEGKLCADITEEQRKLTEADLIIFQFPMYWFTVPAIMKGWMDRVLTLGYAYSEERRYSQGIFKDKKAMLSFTTGSHESMFSADGVNGDMNVTLWPLQNGILHYCGFQVLAPQIFWAPSRLPSEARSTLLEGWRTRLQGVLSEKPLSFTPLDCFDGEKGFQLKPEFQEKNASKEYGLTVGIHLGKALPPNSQMKAGV from the exons ATGG CAGCAAAGAAGGTGTTGATCGTGTATGCCCACCAGAGCTCTGCATCCTTCACCTCTGCTGCCAAAGACGCTGCTAAGGAAGTTTTAGCAGCTCAGGGCTGCACGGTGGAAGTATCCGACCTGTATGCCATGAAGTTTAAAGCCACTGCTACTGCTGAGGACATCACTG GAGACGTGAAGAATGCTGCTCACTTCCGTTATGCTGAGGAGACCAAGCTGGCATGGGAGGAAGGAAAGCTGTGTGCAGACATCACTGAGGAACAACGCAAACTCACTGAGGCTGACCTCATCATCTTTCAG TTCCCCATGTACTGGTTCACTGTTCCTGCAATCATGAAGGGCTGGATGGACCGGGTGCTCACACTGGGCTACGCTTACTCTGAAGAGAGGAGATACAGCCAGGGGATCTTCAAG GACAAGAAAGCCATGCTGTCCTTCACCACTGGGTCTCATGAGTCCATGTTTAGTGCAGATGGTGTTAATGGAGACATGAATGTGACACTGTGGCCACTACAG AATGGCATCCTGCACTACTGTGGCTTCCAGGTTCTTGCCCCTCAGATCTTCTGGGCTCCCTCTCGTCTTCCCTCTGAGGCACGCAGCACCTTGTTGGAGGGATGGCGTACACGACTGCAGGGCGTCCTGTCAGAGAAGCCGCTTTCCTTCACTCCCTTGGACTGCTTTGACGGGGAGAAGGGTTTCCAGCTGAAGCCGGAGTTCCAGGAGAAGAATGCCAGCAAGGAGTACGGTCTGACTGTTGGGATCCACCTGGGAAAAGCTCTGCCACCCAACAGCCAGATGAAAGCTGGAGTGTGA
- the LOC144388753 gene encoding ribosyldihydronicotinamide dehydrogenase [quinone]-like isoform X1 → MAAKKVLIVYAHQSSASFNSAAKDAAKEVLAAQGCTVEVSDLYAMKFKATATAEDITGDVTNAAHFHYAEETKLAWEEGKLCADITEEQRKLTEADLIIFQFPMYWFTVPAIMKGWMDRVLTLGYAYSEERRYSQGIFKDKKAMLSFTTGSHESMFSADGVNGDMNVTLWPLQNGILHYCGFQVLAPQIFWAPSRLPSEARSTLLEGWRTRLQGVLAEKPLSFTPLDCFDGEKGFQLKPEFQEKNASKEYGLTVGIHLGKALPPNSQMKAGV, encoded by the exons ATGG CAGCAAAGAAGGTGTTGATCGTGTATGCCCACCAGAGCTCTGCATCCTTCAACTCTGCTGCCAAAGACGCTGCTAAGGAAGTTTTAGCAGCTCAGGGCTGCACGGTGGAAGTATCCGACCTGTACGCCATGAAGTTTAAAGCCACTGCTACTGCTGAGGACATCACTG GAGACGTGACGAATGCTGCTCACTTCCATTATGCTGAGGAGACCAAGCTGGCATGGGAGGAAGGAAAGCTGTGTGCAGACATCACTGAGGAACAACGCAAACTCACTGAGGCTGACCTCATCATCTTTCAG TTCCCCATGTACTGGTTCACTGTTCCTGCAATCATGAAGGGATGGATGGACCGGGTGCTCACACTGGGCTACGCCTACTCTGAAGAGAGGAGATACAGCCAGGGGATCTTCAAG GACAAGAAAGCCATGCTGTCCTTCACCACTGGGTCTCATGAGTCCATGTTTAGTGCAGATGGTGTTAATGGAGACATGAATGTGACACTGTGGCCACTACAG AATGGCATCCTGCACTACTGTGGCTTCCAGGTTCTGGCCCCTCAGATCTTCTGGGCTCCCTCTCGTCTTCCCTCTGAGGCACGCAGCACCTTGTTGGAGGGATGGCGTACACGACTGCAGGGCGTCCTGGCAGAGAAGCCGCTTTCCTTCACTCCCTTGGACTGCTTTGACGGGGAGAAGGGTTTCCAGCTGAAGCCGGAGTTCCAGGAGAAGAATGCCAGCAAGGAGTACGGTCTGACTGTTGGGATCCACCTGGGAAAAGCTCTGCCACCCAACAGCCAGATGAAAGCCGGAGTGTGA
- the LOC144388754 gene encoding ribosyldihydronicotinamide dehydrogenase [quinone]-like isoform X1 — MAAKKVLIVYAHQSSASFNSAAKDAAKEVLAAQGCTVEVSDLYAMKFKATATAEDITGDVKNAAHFRYAEETKLAWEEGKLCADITEEQRKLTEADLIIFQFPMYWFTVPAIMKGWMDRVLTLGYAYSEERRYSQGIFKDKKAMLSFTTGSHESMFSADGVNGDMNVTLWPLQNGILHYCGFQVLAPQIFWAPSRLPSEARSTLLEGWRTRLQGVLSEKPLSFTPLDCFDGEKGFQLKPEFQEKNASKEYGLTVGIHLGKALPPNSQMKAGV; from the exons ATGG CAGCAAAGAAGGTGTTGATCGTGTATGCCCACCAGAGCTCTGCATCCTTCAACTCTGCTGCCAAAGACGCTGCTAAGGAAGTTTTAGCAGCTCAGGGCTGCACGGTGGAAGTATCCGACCTGTACGCCATGAAGTTTAAAGCCACTGCTACTGCTGAGGACATCACTG GAGACGTGAAGAATGCTGCTCACTTCCGTTATGCTGAGGAGACCAAGCTGGCATGGGAGGAAGGAAAGCTGTGTGCAGACATCACTGAGGAACAACGCAAACTCACTGAGGCTGACCTCATCATCTTTCAG TTCCCCATGTACTGGTTCACTGTTCCTGCAATCATGAAGGGCTGGATGGACCGGGTGCTCACACTGGGCTACGCTTACTCTGAAGAGAGGAGATACAGCCAGGGGATCTTCAAG GACAAGAAAGCCATGCTGTCCTTCACCACTGGGTCTCATGAGTCCATGTTTAGTGCAGATGGTGTTAATGGAGACATGAATGTGACACTGTGGCCACTACAG AATGGCATCCTGCACTACTGTGGCTTCCAGGTTCTGGCCCCTCAGATCTTCTGGGCTCCCTCTCGTCTTCCCTCTGAGGCACGCAGCACCTTGTTGGAGGGATGGCGTACACGACTGCAGGGCGTCCTGTCAGAGAAGCCACTTTCCTTCACTCCCTTGGACTGCTTTGACGGGGAGAAGGGTTTCCAGCTGAAGCCGGAGTTCCAGGAGAAGAATGCCAGCAAGGAGTACGGTCTGACTGTTGGGATCCACCTGGGAAAAGCTCTGCCACCCAACAGCCAGATGAAAGCTGGAGTGTGA
- the LOC144388755 gene encoding ribosyldihydronicotinamide dehydrogenase [quinone]-like isoform X1, with translation MAAKKVLIVYAHQSSASFNSAAKDAAKEVLAAQGCTVEVSDLYAMKFKATATAEDITGDVKNAAHFRYAEETKLAWEEGKLCADITEEQRKLTEADLIIFQFPMYWFTVPAIMKGWMDRVLTLGYAYSEERRYSQGIFKDKKAMLSFTTGSHESMFSADGVNGDMNVTLWPLQNGILHYCGFQVLAPQIFWAPSRLPSEARGTLLEGWRTRLQGVLSEKPLSFTPLDCFDGEKGFQLKPEFQEKNASKEYGLTVGIHLGKALPPNSQMKAGV, from the exons ATGG CAGCAAAGAAGGTGTTGATCGTGTATGCCCACCAGAGCTCTGCATCCTTCAACTCTGCTGCCAAAGACGCTGCTAAGGAAGTTTTAGCAGCTCAGGGCTGCACGGTGGAAGTATCTGACCTGTACGCCATGAAGTTTAAAGCCACTGCTACTGCTGAGGACATCACTG GAGACGTGAAGAATGCTGCTCACTTCCGTTATGCTGAGGAGACCAAGCTGGCATGGGAGGAAGGAAAGCTGTGTGCAGACATCACTGAGGAACAACGCAAACTCACTGAGGCTGACCTCATCATCTTTCAG TTCCCCATGTACTGGTTCACTGTTCCTGCAATCATGAAGGGCTGGATGGACCGGGTGCTCACACTGGGCTACGCCTACTCTGAAGAGAGGAGATACAGCCAGGGGATCTTCAAG GACAAGAAAGCCATGCTGTCCTTCACCACTGGGTCTCATGAGTCCATGTTTAGTGCAGATGGTGTTAATGGAGACATGAATGTGACACTGTGGCCACTACAG AATGGCATCCTGCACTACTGTGGCTTCCAGGTTCTGGCCCCTCAGATCTTCTGGGCTCCCTCTCGTCTTCCCTCTGAGGCACGCGGCACCTTGTTGGAGGGATGGCGTACACGACTGCAGGGCGTCCTGTCAGAGAAGCCACTTTCCTTCACTCCCTTGGACTGCTTTGACGGGGAGAAGGGTTTCCAGCTGAAGCCGGAGTTCCAGGAGAAGAATGCCAGCAAGGAGTACGGTCTGACTGTTGGGATCCATCTGGGAAAAGCTCTGCCACCCAACAGCCAGATGAAAGCTGGAGTGTGA
- the LOC144388754 gene encoding ribosyldihydronicotinamide dehydrogenase [quinone]-like isoform X2 — translation MAKKVLIVYAHQSSASFNSAAKDAAKEVLAAQGCTVEVSDLYAMKFKATATAEDITGDVKNAAHFRYAEETKLAWEEGKLCADITEEQRKLTEADLIIFQFPMYWFTVPAIMKGWMDRVLTLGYAYSEERRYSQGIFKDKKAMLSFTTGSHESMFSADGVNGDMNVTLWPLQNGILHYCGFQVLAPQIFWAPSRLPSEARSTLLEGWRTRLQGVLSEKPLSFTPLDCFDGEKGFQLKPEFQEKNASKEYGLTVGIHLGKALPPNSQMKAGV, via the exons ATGG CAAAGAAGGTGTTGATCGTGTATGCCCACCAGAGCTCTGCATCCTTCAACTCTGCTGCCAAAGACGCTGCTAAGGAAGTTTTAGCAGCTCAGGGCTGCACGGTGGAAGTATCCGACCTGTACGCCATGAAGTTTAAAGCCACTGCTACTGCTGAGGACATCACTG GAGACGTGAAGAATGCTGCTCACTTCCGTTATGCTGAGGAGACCAAGCTGGCATGGGAGGAAGGAAAGCTGTGTGCAGACATCACTGAGGAACAACGCAAACTCACTGAGGCTGACCTCATCATCTTTCAG TTCCCCATGTACTGGTTCACTGTTCCTGCAATCATGAAGGGCTGGATGGACCGGGTGCTCACACTGGGCTACGCTTACTCTGAAGAGAGGAGATACAGCCAGGGGATCTTCAAG GACAAGAAAGCCATGCTGTCCTTCACCACTGGGTCTCATGAGTCCATGTTTAGTGCAGATGGTGTTAATGGAGACATGAATGTGACACTGTGGCCACTACAG AATGGCATCCTGCACTACTGTGGCTTCCAGGTTCTGGCCCCTCAGATCTTCTGGGCTCCCTCTCGTCTTCCCTCTGAGGCACGCAGCACCTTGTTGGAGGGATGGCGTACACGACTGCAGGGCGTCCTGTCAGAGAAGCCACTTTCCTTCACTCCCTTGGACTGCTTTGACGGGGAGAAGGGTTTCCAGCTGAAGCCGGAGTTCCAGGAGAAGAATGCCAGCAAGGAGTACGGTCTGACTGTTGGGATCCACCTGGGAAAAGCTCTGCCACCCAACAGCCAGATGAAAGCTGGAGTGTGA
- the LOC144388752 gene encoding NAD(P)H dehydrogenase [quinone] 1-like isoform X2 — protein sequence MAKKVLIVYAHQSSASFTSAAKDAAKEVLAAQGCTVEVSDLYAMKFKATATAEDITGDVKNAAHFRYAEETKLAWEEGKLCADITEEQRKLTEADLIIFQFPMYWFTVPAIMKGWMDRVLTLGYAYSEERRYSQGIFKDKKAMLSFTTGSHESMFSADGVNGDMNVTLWPLQNGILHYCGFQVLAPQIFWAPSRLPSEARSTLLEGWRTRLQGVLSEKPLSFTPLDCFDGEKGFQLKPEFQEKNASKEYGLTVGIHLGKALPPNSQMKAGV from the exons ATGG CAAAGAAGGTGTTGATCGTGTATGCCCACCAGAGCTCTGCATCCTTCACCTCTGCTGCCAAAGACGCTGCTAAGGAAGTTTTAGCAGCTCAGGGCTGCACGGTGGAAGTATCCGACCTGTATGCCATGAAGTTTAAAGCCACTGCTACTGCTGAGGACATCACTG GAGACGTGAAGAATGCTGCTCACTTCCGTTATGCTGAGGAGACCAAGCTGGCATGGGAGGAAGGAAAGCTGTGTGCAGACATCACTGAGGAACAACGCAAACTCACTGAGGCTGACCTCATCATCTTTCAG TTCCCCATGTACTGGTTCACTGTTCCTGCAATCATGAAGGGCTGGATGGACCGGGTGCTCACACTGGGCTACGCTTACTCTGAAGAGAGGAGATACAGCCAGGGGATCTTCAAG GACAAGAAAGCCATGCTGTCCTTCACCACTGGGTCTCATGAGTCCATGTTTAGTGCAGATGGTGTTAATGGAGACATGAATGTGACACTGTGGCCACTACAG AATGGCATCCTGCACTACTGTGGCTTCCAGGTTCTTGCCCCTCAGATCTTCTGGGCTCCCTCTCGTCTTCCCTCTGAGGCACGCAGCACCTTGTTGGAGGGATGGCGTACACGACTGCAGGGCGTCCTGTCAGAGAAGCCGCTTTCCTTCACTCCCTTGGACTGCTTTGACGGGGAGAAGGGTTTCCAGCTGAAGCCGGAGTTCCAGGAGAAGAATGCCAGCAAGGAGTACGGTCTGACTGTTGGGATCCACCTGGGAAAAGCTCTGCCACCCAACAGCCAGATGAAAGCTGGAGTGTGA
- the LOC120833493 gene encoding ribosyldihydronicotinamide dehydrogenase [quinone] isoform X2: MAKKVLIVYAHQSSASFNSAAKDAAKEVLAAQGCTVEVSDLYAMKFKATATAEDITGDVTNAAHFHYAEETKLAWEEGKLCADITEEQRKLTEADLIIFQFPMYWFTVPAIMKGWMDRVLTLGYAYSEERRYSQGIFKDKKAMLSFTTGSHESMFSADGVNGDMNVTLWPLQNGILHYCGFQVLAPQIFWAPSCLPSEARGTLLEGWRTRLQGVLSEKPLSFTPLDCFDGEKGFQLKPEFQEKNASKEYGLTVGIHLGKALPPNSQMKAGV; encoded by the exons ATGG CAAAGAAGGTGTTGATCGTGTATGCCCACCAGAGCTCTGCATCCTTCAACTCTGCTGCCAAAGACGCTGCTAAGGAAGTTTTAGCAGCTCAGGGCTGCACGGTGGAAGTATCCGACCTGTACGCCATGAAGTTTAAAGCCACTGCTACTGCTGAGGACATCACTG GAGACGTGACGAATGCTGCTCACTTCCATTATGCTGAGGAGACCAAGCTGGCATGGGAGGAAGGAAAGCTGTGTGCAGACATCACTGAGGAACAACGCAAACTCACTGAGGCTGACCTCATCATCTTTCAG TTCCCCATGTACTGGTTCACTGTTCCTGCAATCATGAAGGGATGGATGGACCGGGTGCTCACTCTGGGCTACGCCTACTCTGAAGAGAGGAGATACAGCCAGGGGATCTTCAAG GACAAGAAAGCCATGCTGTCCTTCACCACTGGGTCTCATGAGTCCATGTTTAGTGCAGATGGTGTTAATGGAGACATGAATGTGACACTGTGGCCACTACAG AATGGCATCCTGCACTACTGTGGCTTCCAGGTTCTGGCTCCTCAGATCTTCTGGGCTCCCTCTTGTCTTCCCTCTGAGGCACGCGGCACCTTGTTGGAGGGATGGCGTACACGACTGCAGGGCGTCCTGTCAGAGAAGCCACTTTCCTTCACTCCCTTGGACTGCTTTGACGGGGAGAAGGGTTTCCAGCTGAAGCCGGAGTTCCAGGAGAAGAATGCCAGCAAGGAGTACGGTCTGACTGTTGGGATCCACCTGGGAAAAGCTCTGCCACCCAACAGCCAGATGAAAGCTGGAGTGTGA
- the LOC120833493 gene encoding ribosyldihydronicotinamide dehydrogenase [quinone] isoform X1, protein MAAKKVLIVYAHQSSASFNSAAKDAAKEVLAAQGCTVEVSDLYAMKFKATATAEDITGDVTNAAHFHYAEETKLAWEEGKLCADITEEQRKLTEADLIIFQFPMYWFTVPAIMKGWMDRVLTLGYAYSEERRYSQGIFKDKKAMLSFTTGSHESMFSADGVNGDMNVTLWPLQNGILHYCGFQVLAPQIFWAPSCLPSEARGTLLEGWRTRLQGVLSEKPLSFTPLDCFDGEKGFQLKPEFQEKNASKEYGLTVGIHLGKALPPNSQMKAGV, encoded by the exons ATGG CAGCAAAGAAGGTGTTGATCGTGTATGCCCACCAGAGCTCTGCATCCTTCAACTCTGCTGCCAAAGACGCTGCTAAGGAAGTTTTAGCAGCTCAGGGCTGCACGGTGGAAGTATCCGACCTGTACGCCATGAAGTTTAAAGCCACTGCTACTGCTGAGGACATCACTG GAGACGTGACGAATGCTGCTCACTTCCATTATGCTGAGGAGACCAAGCTGGCATGGGAGGAAGGAAAGCTGTGTGCAGACATCACTGAGGAACAACGCAAACTCACTGAGGCTGACCTCATCATCTTTCAG TTCCCCATGTACTGGTTCACTGTTCCTGCAATCATGAAGGGATGGATGGACCGGGTGCTCACTCTGGGCTACGCCTACTCTGAAGAGAGGAGATACAGCCAGGGGATCTTCAAG GACAAGAAAGCCATGCTGTCCTTCACCACTGGGTCTCATGAGTCCATGTTTAGTGCAGATGGTGTTAATGGAGACATGAATGTGACACTGTGGCCACTACAG AATGGCATCCTGCACTACTGTGGCTTCCAGGTTCTGGCTCCTCAGATCTTCTGGGCTCCCTCTTGTCTTCCCTCTGAGGCACGCGGCACCTTGTTGGAGGGATGGCGTACACGACTGCAGGGCGTCCTGTCAGAGAAGCCACTTTCCTTCACTCCCTTGGACTGCTTTGACGGGGAGAAGGGTTTCCAGCTGAAGCCGGAGTTCCAGGAGAAGAATGCCAGCAAGGAGTACGGTCTGACTGTTGGGATCCACCTGGGAAAAGCTCTGCCACCCAACAGCCAGATGAAAGCTGGAGTGTGA
- the LOC144388753 gene encoding ribosyldihydronicotinamide dehydrogenase [quinone]-like isoform X2, which translates to MAKKVLIVYAHQSSASFNSAAKDAAKEVLAAQGCTVEVSDLYAMKFKATATAEDITGDVTNAAHFHYAEETKLAWEEGKLCADITEEQRKLTEADLIIFQFPMYWFTVPAIMKGWMDRVLTLGYAYSEERRYSQGIFKDKKAMLSFTTGSHESMFSADGVNGDMNVTLWPLQNGILHYCGFQVLAPQIFWAPSRLPSEARSTLLEGWRTRLQGVLAEKPLSFTPLDCFDGEKGFQLKPEFQEKNASKEYGLTVGIHLGKALPPNSQMKAGV; encoded by the exons ATGG CAAAGAAGGTGTTGATCGTGTATGCCCACCAGAGCTCTGCATCCTTCAACTCTGCTGCCAAAGACGCTGCTAAGGAAGTTTTAGCAGCTCAGGGCTGCACGGTGGAAGTATCCGACCTGTACGCCATGAAGTTTAAAGCCACTGCTACTGCTGAGGACATCACTG GAGACGTGACGAATGCTGCTCACTTCCATTATGCTGAGGAGACCAAGCTGGCATGGGAGGAAGGAAAGCTGTGTGCAGACATCACTGAGGAACAACGCAAACTCACTGAGGCTGACCTCATCATCTTTCAG TTCCCCATGTACTGGTTCACTGTTCCTGCAATCATGAAGGGATGGATGGACCGGGTGCTCACACTGGGCTACGCCTACTCTGAAGAGAGGAGATACAGCCAGGGGATCTTCAAG GACAAGAAAGCCATGCTGTCCTTCACCACTGGGTCTCATGAGTCCATGTTTAGTGCAGATGGTGTTAATGGAGACATGAATGTGACACTGTGGCCACTACAG AATGGCATCCTGCACTACTGTGGCTTCCAGGTTCTGGCCCCTCAGATCTTCTGGGCTCCCTCTCGTCTTCCCTCTGAGGCACGCAGCACCTTGTTGGAGGGATGGCGTACACGACTGCAGGGCGTCCTGGCAGAGAAGCCGCTTTCCTTCACTCCCTTGGACTGCTTTGACGGGGAGAAGGGTTTCCAGCTGAAGCCGGAGTTCCAGGAGAAGAATGCCAGCAAGGAGTACGGTCTGACTGTTGGGATCCACCTGGGAAAAGCTCTGCCACCCAACAGCCAGATGAAAGCCGGAGTGTGA